The nucleotide window CGTGGCCGACGAAGTGCTTCGTGCAGCGCGGCAGGCCGGCGTACTTCCCGCGCGCTTCCTGGACGTAGTTCTCGCCGACGTCGCTCAGCCCGGCGGCGAGCGCCGCCAGAACCGCCTCGCGCGGCTGCGCTTTGGTCACCGCGAGGATCGCGACCGAACCGCGCTCGCGGCCCGCGGCGAGGGCGGCTTCGTCGACGCGCTCGCGCAGCGCCGCCACGCGCTCGGCAACCGTCCCGGTGGCGAGGAACATGGAACGGCCTCTTCGCCGCGCGGCGACGGAACCCCGCGCACCGCGAGCCGACGGCGTTTACGCCGGCGTGTCGGCCGTGCGCGCCTCGGTCCGGACGCCGCGCCGGTACGACCACCAAATGAGGAAGATGCCGACGAAGATCTGCACGATCGCGACGAACTGCCCGCCGTCGAGGTGGAAGACGGTGAAGCCCGGCTCGCGCCAGATCTCGGCGATCGAGCGCGTGATCCCGTAGATGGTGAACCACGTCCACGCGACGACGCCGTCGGGGGGGCGCATCCGGTAGACCAGCAAGATGATCGGAAGCGTCAGCAGGTCGAGGATCGCTTCGAAAATCTGCGAGGGGTAGCGGTAGTTGTCGCTGTACGCCGGAAACAGGATGCAGTACGGCCGGTCGGGATTGCACACTTTCCCCGGCAGCTCGTCGTTGATGAAGTTGACGAGGCGGGTGGTGAAGATGCCGATCGAGAGCAACGGCACGATCTCGTCGCCGAGCACCCCGAAGCTCAGCCCCGGGTGCTTGCGCAGGAACAGCGCGATCGCGACGATGACGCCGATCAGCGCGCCGTGGAACGCCATCCCGCCTTCCCAGATCGCGATGAACTTCAGCGGGTGCGCGAGGTAGTCGCCCAGGTTGTTGTGCGTGAAGAGGTCGGCGATCACGAAGCCGGTGCGCCCGCCGATCAGCACGCCGACCAGCGCGTAGACCAGAAAATCCTGGATCTGGTCGGTGGTCAGCCCGAGCCGGCGGCGGCCCGCCCGCCGGTTCATCCACAAGAACACGCAGATGAAGCCGAACAGGTACGAGAGCCCGTACCAGTGGATGCTGATCGGCCCCAGATGGACCGCGATCGGGTCGATGTGCGGATATTCGAACCAATGGGTCACCCGCCGTGGTTACGGCGCGCGGCCCGCGCAACCTACGCGCCGGTTGGAAGAGCCGCGGCAGGAGGCTCCTGCGGGACGAAACGCGCCACCGCGGCGTACTCCGGTCGGGTCTAGGGGCCCGTCGACCGACTCACTGGAGCATCGTGCACAACGTCAACATCCTCACCGCCTTCCTCGCCGGGCTCGTCTCGTTCGTCTCGCCGTGCGTCCTGCCGCTGATCCCGGCGTACCTTTCGTTCCTGACCGGCTCGAGCTTGGAGGAGCTGAAGGCGCAGTCGGACGCGGCGAGCCGCGCGCGGGTGATGCTGCACGCGCTGGCGTTCGTCGCCGGGTTCACCGTGGTGTTCATGCTGATCGGGCTCTCCGCGAGCGCGGTCGGCTCGGCGTTCGTGAACTACAAGGACTGGATCGCGCGGGTCGGCGGCGTCATCGTGATCGTCCTCGGGCTGAACATGATCGGCGTCTTCAAGATCCCGATGCTGATGATGGACAAACGGCTGCAGGTGCGCAGCGCGAACCGCTCGGTGCTGGCCTCATTCCTGGTCGGGATCGGCTTCGCGGCGGGCTGGTCGCCGTGCGTCGGCCCGATCCTCGCCGGGATCATCCTGCTCGCCTCGCAGGAACAGTACGCCTCGGCGACGTTCCTGCTCTTCGTCTACTCGATGGGGCTCGCGGTGCCGTTCCTGATCACCGCCGCGGCGATTACGCAGTCACTCGGCGCGCTGAACCGCGTGAAGCGCTACCTCGGCGCGATCGAGATCGGTGCGGGCGCGTTCCTGGTCGCGACCGGTCTGGTGCTGATCACCGGCAGCTTCGGGCGCGTGGCGGGCTTCTTCTACCAGTACGTCAAGCCGCCGAGCCTGTGAGATGTCCTCGATACCGAGCCCGGGCGATGAGATCTACGTCGACACGTCGCTCTATCTCTCGCACGGCGTCGACGACGTCCGCGGCGGGCGGGCGACCGTCGTCCGCGTGGAGACGGAGACGCTCGGCGGCCGGCCCGTGCCCTTCGTCGCCGTCGCCGAGCACCCCGGGTCGCTGTACAATTGGGAGCATCTCGCCGAAAAGCAAACGGAGCTGGCCGCACGGTTCGGCGAAGCACGCGCGCGGCCCGATCCCGACATGCGACCGCAGTTCAACGACGACATGATGACCGAACAAGAACGCGAAGCAACCTACGAACAGATCCCTCCGAGAGCCGGCTCGGCGCCGGCGAGCGCACGCGCAACGGCTCCGCTGGTGCTCGTAGCGCTCGTCGCGATCATCGTTTTTGCGCTCGACCGCTGGACGAAGTCGATCGTCCTGCAGTCGTTCCTGCCCGGCGAAAGCCGGCTAGTCGTCCCGCGCTTGCTGTGGTGGACGTACGTGCAGAACACGCACGGCGCGTTCGGGCTCTTCGGCAACTCACCGCTGATGCTGATCGTGCTGGCGCTGCTCGTGCTCGGCGTGTTCAGCTACGCCTTCCGCGACCAGATCCTCGTGCGGCACCGCGGCCCGGCCGACCGGCAGACGCAGCTGGTCCGCGTCGCGTTCGGGATGATCGTGGGCGGAGCGCTCGGCAACATCGTCGACCGCTTCCAGCACCAGTGGGTCGTCGACTTCATCGACTTCAAGCCGATCTGGGGCAACGTGTTCAACGTGGCCGACGCCTCGATCACCGTCGGCGTCGCGCTGCTGGTGATGGCCTCGCTGCGCCGCGAGAAGCCCGCCTGACGCACATCGTCGACGGCCCGCTTCCGCCGACGACGGATGCTATGTACGAAGTGATGCTTTAATTGCATCTTCGAATTCATCGACGTCGAGTGCTGGCCGTATCACTTTCAGAGGTAACACAAGATCACTCAGGAGCTGCGTGGTTCTGTACACTATGTCAGGATCAAAGCTCAGAATTCCAAGGGGAACTGGATAAGATTCCGTACTGCCGGTCGCGGGCACGTGCACCAGAACAGCAGCGACACGATCGGGAATCAGGAACACCTCAAGAGATTCGAGTCGCAGAACACGCGCCTGCGACATAGCGATGGAGTCAAACGCCTTATCGAGATGGCGTGGAGGCCGCTCGTGCGTTATCCCTACCGAGTTAACCCGGCGCAACGACTCTGTGCTGCTCACGGACTCTCGGACAGCATCGAGGCTCAGTGGAAGCCGCCGAGTCGCGCCCCATGAGGGCACTCCAGGAGGATGCCAGAAGAACAGTGGCGCAAGCGATTTCTCAGATCGTTGTACTGCATAATCAATCGATCGCTTAAGTCGCCCACCGTTGCGATCCGTAAAAAGCGTGCCGACTAACAGTATTGTGGGTCGATCCGCCCGTAAATCTCCAGCGCGTCGGATAGCTTCACGATAGAAACTGCCACGGCGAAACGCGCCATCTTTATAATAATCTGCCAACGCGTCCGGCGCTACACGCGCCAATTCTTGGAAAGCCACGTCGTCGTAACTCCCCGACGTAATTCTGCATGCTTTGAGGAAGGCGGCAGCACTCTCGACTACGTCCGTTCGATCATCGAGATCGTAACGGGTCCATTTCTCTGAGAGATCCGGTTCAACAATGCCCGGCAGACTGGCTTTAGCTCGAACTCGCACAGGCACTGGAGTCGCGTATCGATTTAGTGCGGTCACCGAGTCAACGGAATATAGCGATTGCTTCAACGGTGCATTCGTGGCTCGTCGCACAAGCGAGTCGAAGTGCCGGCGGAACGCCATTCGTACTGCGTGAGATGCATTGGCTACTCTGTCCGGCGAAGACGGAAGCTCTGGTAATGCCGCATCAAAAGGTGACAAACTTGAATATTCCGTCGGTGCCAATGCAATGAGGTCGAACCCATGTCGCTCGCTCCTACGTTCCACTTCGTAAATCTCTGGAGTATCGGATCCCGGCTTAAATAGCTCGCGCCCAGCTAAAGTAAGCCACAAGCTTCCTTCTCGACGCTCCAGGTAACCGAGCGCCTCGAGATCGCTAACAACGAAGGCGATTTCTGAGTCAGAAAAACCAAAATACGCGGCCGCTTCGCCCTCAGGAATTCCTTCAACACTGTGTACTAGCCGCATGAGAAATTCCGACGTCAACGAAACCTTGCCGAGGTCAGCTACCTTGTAAGTTATCGCGAAATTCCTGCAAGGCAATAGCACATCGATCACATCGATTTCGATTTCGCGCTCCTCGTCGCCTCGCGCAGGTTCGTGTCCTGATCTAGCGCGTGCACCATTCATCGGCGTCCTCTCCCAGTGTGGCGTCTCGGTACGTGCTTTTCGGCTGCTGAGCTGCGCGCAGCTCCCATGGCCGCCGCGTTTAGAACACGGGCGTTGCCAGCTGCTTGTTCAACTCGAAACGCCGCCGACACCGCATGCATCGGAGTACCGGACATCCATCGATCCATTGCGCCTATAATAACAAGCCGATCCATTGCCCTTGAGAGGGCGACATTGATTCTGTTTGGTCGGTCCATGAAACCTGGTCGTATAGTCGCAGCATCACGAGCAAAAGTACCTTCGCTGTTGTTGCGGACGAGCGAAAGTATGACGATTGCATTTTGCTTGCCCTGATAGCTGTCGACGGTGTCCACCTTACAATTCTCGCGGAGTCGGCTTGTAAGGCCAGAAGCGGGCAGGCGGCGGCGAATGAATTCCCGCTGTGCGGCGTAGGTGCAGATGATTCCAATAGGCTCTTGGAACCTGTCCTGCTCCTGAAGCCACGCATGAAAGGGCTCATGTGTGTCGAAGTCACGTAGAATTGCCATAACTGCATCGACCTCGCTCTCGTTGACTAGGCTTCGGCTGTCCGCGGCGGGGCGCTGAAAGCCTTCGGCGCCGAGAGCATCGGTCGCTACCCACACAAGAGGCGTCGACACGATCGGCGGCAGTACACTCGGCGGGATAACGGGCTCACCGCGCGCATGAGACAACTGGCCATTATAGAACGCCTGGGACACGACGCGACCGATCGCTGGCAGCATTCTATACTGCTGCAGCAACGTTTGGCCGGATGCCTTGCCGTACTTTGATTTAAACACGCGTTCGAAATCGCTCTTCAGGATTTCCCGCTTCGCTATTTGAGCCTGCCTTTCTACGGCCATAACAACGTCGGGCCGGTGGTGAGGTTCCAGCTGCAATTGGTCGCCGACCAAAACTATCCACCGACCTGATTGCATCGGAACGGCTAACTCACTCGCAGTGCAGCGTGCTGCTTCGTCGACAACGACCAAGTCAAAGCGATTCTGGGTAAGACCAAGCGAAGACCGGCCTAGCCCGACGCAGGTTCCCGCAACAATACGTCGTGTGCCAGCGAGAAACGACTCGAAGCTCCGCTGTCGAGTGCTGATACTTCCAAGCCAATCACGCGAGAGCTTCGCAACTGCGAGGAAACGAGCAATACGATCAGGACTTACGTCGTAGTCCCGCCCTATTTGTTCGAGCACATCCCGATACCATTGATCGTCACTCCAATCACGAGATTCAGGCGTGTTGACGCCGACTTTACCACACAGGTTTGCCAGCGTCGTACAGAGCGCCTCAGCGCGGCCCGCGAAATCACCCGAAGCGGCAGTCAGATGCTGCAAACGATCAACAACGGGACGAATCGTCGTCTCGGCAAAGGTAAGCCGCGTTATCAGTTCAGCGCCGAGGCCTAGGCGGGCTCCCACTTGTTCGAGGCGCTCGCGCAGTTCAGCCCTGAACTTATCCTTAAAGCTGGCCTCCACCCTGTCCGAGTGAAAGGGTCGGAGATCGCTGGAGATAGCGCCCTCCTGACCAACCCGGACAATGCTCGGCTCGTCCCGTTCCTGCCGGAAAAGCTGCATCACAGCCTCCGCGGCGTTATTGACTGCCTCATGCGACTGGCTCGCCAGCAGTACATTCCGCACTTGTACCGGATGCGAGCACATGATGGACGAGGCTCGCTATAAACTTCGTCTTTCCCGTTCCCGGCGGTCCTTGCAAGAGGGCAAGAGGACGAGTACTTAGCAATGCAATTAACGCGCGACTTTGATCTGAGTTCAGCCCGTACTCTTGCTTGATTGTCTCTTCAGCGGCCGCCGAAGCTTTTTCACTTAGATCACGGTGAGGATCCTTGCCAGTCGCCGGGCTAAAATAGTCCACGAGATCCGGTATAGCCGACTGTCTGGACAAGATGCGTGTAGTAGCTGTGTCGCGGCGCGAACGGCTGAAAGTTTCCATAAGACTCTTGAATCGCAACCGGTCGCCGTCGCGTACTAGTGGGCCCCTCGGACCGGGATACCCGCCTCGCCCCGAATTTTCTATCACGATCGCATGTGGCAGAGACGCTTCCACATCCAAGAGCCCGACTTCCGACCAGCCGCCGACGCCCTTCCTAGGGCGCTCCACGATAACTCGGTCGTGCCGCGCAAAATCAAATGCACCGCGCTCTAGGTCAAACGGTACGAGGTGACGCTTTCGGCTAGCGTTATATACGCTGTCATCCGCCGCTACGCCCTCGGTAAAGAGTTCCTGCTCAACATCAATAAGCGCTCTCCATAGCCGAGGGACGTCTACGATCTCTGCCGGTAAATCAGGCCCGTAAGCCGATTCGACGAGTTCGTCTTCCGCTTCGTCGTCATCAGGCGCCTCAGGGCTCTCGGCGTCTAGTACCTCCGACTGAACGCTGGCAGCAGCGTCATCGAACGAAAGTTCTGTCAGAATGAAATCGAGGGCAGAACAGTCAGCGATTGCTCCAATTGAAACCTCAACATCGCCCACAAAGCTGATCTGTTCATACTTGGCGACTCGGGCAATGTGTCCCTGATCAATAGACCACCGCCTTCCTCCGATAAACCGCCCGTCTCGCGCTGTAAGCTCGATCTCCTCCGACGCTCCACGAACGACAACGGCGCCGCCTTTGTTTATTCGTACGCTAAATTGCCCCTCGTCCGATAGCATCGGGCCTGGTGGCCCTTTGAGAAGCGTAATGTGGAAGCGCGGACGCGATTGTTCGGGGGGCCTTAGCTCCGTATCGAGCGCATCGAGAAGTGGAAGAAGTGTAGCGTTCTCCGGGGGTCCAACTCGGCAGACTTGGATCGCGGTCGCCAGTCGTGCAACTGCTGTTGCGCTGAGTGCCGACTTGAGGATGATTTCTTCAGCAATTTTGGTTATAGCAAATCGGTCGCGCTCGAAGCGTCCTCCACCGGTCGTTGGCGCATAAGCAGTCGTGACTATATCGCCCTCGTCGGCTGGCGCAAATTCAAGCATGTCAACGAGGATCGGAAGCGCCGGCTCGCTTTCGTCGCGTCGAATGATGATATTTGCCGGCTTGAGATCGCCGTGACTAACTCGGGACTCGTGCAAGTCGTTCACTGTGCCGGCGAGACGAGCGATAAACTGAAGCACCTCGCGTGCGCTCTCCCAATCCTGCGGCCTGTCTCGCAGTTCTTCCTCCAAAGTCTGTCCTTTTGCGAACTCTTGCACGAGGACCAGAGCATCGCCGAGAAATGCGCCACTAAGGAGGCGTGCGGTCCCAGCGGGTGGCGTCTGAATAAGGTCTTCCGCGCGCTCAAGAAAATTCAATATCCTGGGAGCCTCGAGCTTATCATCGCCCCAGCAAGACCGCCGCCAAAGTTTTACGATAACCGGAGTGCCGTCGAGGACGCTTTTCCAAAGTAGACCCCGATCCGAGCGACGTAACATTTCTTTAATCGGAAAAGCCTCCGTAACTTCGACTTGGTCGTGCCAGCGCCGGAAGCGTTGCAGCCGCATGAGAGTCGTCGCAACGTTCCCTCTCTTTTGGAGCGCCGAATTAAATGCTCCGAGGGCCTGCTCCGCGTCCGCATAGCGGTCAGCGACGTCCCATGAGAGCGCTCTTCTGAACCAGTCATGCAGCTCGCCGAACCGATCATCGCTATCGACATCGGCATTCCAGTCGGGTGGCGCTTCGGGGTTTGCCGAACTTGGAGGCACGCCAAACAGGATGCCATGGACAGTAACCCCCAAAAGGAAGACGTCACGGCGCTTATGGTCAGTTGCATCGCCAAAGTAGTCCTCGGGCAGCTTCCACCCGGCCGTGAGAAATTGGTATCGGTGTTCGCCAAGCGATTGTAACGTCGGATACGACGCGGCAAAAAGATGCGATATCTTAACGGTCGATGGCAACTCAAACCACACCGAGTGAGAACCAATATCCAAATGAG belongs to Candidatus Eremiobacterota bacterium and includes:
- the lspA gene encoding signal peptidase II, with protein sequence MSSIPSPGDEIYVDTSLYLSHGVDDVRGGRATVVRVETETLGGRPVPFVAVAEHPGSLYNWEHLAEKQTELAARFGEARARPDPDMRPQFNDDMMTEQEREATYEQIPPRAGSAPASARATAPLVLVALVAIIVFALDRWTKSIVLQSFLPGESRLVVPRLLWWTYVQNTHGAFGLFGNSPLMLIVLALLVLGVFSYAFRDQILVRHRGPADRQTQLVRVAFGMIVGGALGNIVDRFQHQWVVDFIDFKPIWGNVFNVADASITVGVALLVMASLRREKPA
- a CDS encoding cytochrome c biogenesis protein CcdA encodes the protein MHNVNILTAFLAGLVSFVSPCVLPLIPAYLSFLTGSSLEELKAQSDAASRARVMLHALAFVAGFTVVFMLIGLSASAVGSAFVNYKDWIARVGGVIVIVLGLNMIGVFKIPMLMMDKRLQVRSANRSVLASFLVGIGFAAGWSPCVGPILAGIILLASQEQYASATFLLFVYSMGLAVPFLITAAAITQSLGALNRVKRYLGAIEIGAGAFLVATGLVLITGSFGRVAGFFYQYVKPPSL
- the lgt gene encoding prolipoprotein diacylglyceryl transferase — protein: MTHWFEYPHIDPIAVHLGPISIHWYGLSYLFGFICVFLWMNRRAGRRRLGLTTDQIQDFLVYALVGVLIGGRTGFVIADLFTHNNLGDYLAHPLKFIAIWEGGMAFHGALIGVIVAIALFLRKHPGLSFGVLGDEIVPLLSIGIFTTRLVNFINDELPGKVCNPDRPYCILFPAYSDNYRYPSQIFEAILDLLTLPIILLVYRMRPPDGVVAWTWFTIYGITRSIAEIWREPGFTVFHLDGGQFVAIVQIFVGIFLIWWSYRRGVRTEARTADTPA
- a CDS encoding NERD domain-containing protein → MKIKNAGRGIHQREIPGIDKLRTLPGEWYGFTNLELHLSAGESRENDAFLVITDRILLVDLKDWYGKIETDQGMWFHNDRNVGQSPVEKVRANARKLAEILRRHVQEEAKKQGRRGLRINLPYVQGVVLLTGKADTAGIAQNERNSVFAVDDFISKLPNAQARDAMLGVVPWATDEPLTEVGGFWRKALGEFFNVQTGPFRPRQRLYGNYRAQSDDATYVHRGHGHDGSIYREYDVEENAPGRAPGLLRVWDFSQAETRFQTEQGRGEIAGREREVITYLKDRNPEFDIALLQPKDADHEKGVNYWEVFEKRRQLQRLRDARLETKDSISDSNRIELARGLLERIAALHGVDASHLDIGSHSVWFELPSTVKISHLFAASYPTLQSLGEHRYQFLTAGWKLPEDYFGDATDHKRRDVFLLGVTVHGILFGVPPSSANPEAPPDWNADVDSDDRFGELHDWFRRALSWDVADRYADAEQALGAFNSALQKRGNVATTLMRLQRFRRWHDQVEVTEAFPIKEMLRRSDRGLLWKSVLDGTPVIVKLWRRSCWGDDKLEAPRILNFLERAEDLIQTPPAGTARLLSGAFLGDALVLVQEFAKGQTLEEELRDRPQDWESAREVLQFIARLAGTVNDLHESRVSHGDLKPANIIIRRDESEPALPILVDMLEFAPADEGDIVTTAYAPTTGGGRFERDRFAITKIAEEIILKSALSATAVARLATAIQVCRVGPPENATLLPLLDALDTELRPPEQSRPRFHITLLKGPPGPMLSDEGQFSVRINKGGAVVVRGASEEIELTARDGRFIGGRRWSIDQGHIARVAKYEQISFVGDVEVSIGAIADCSALDFILTELSFDDAAASVQSEVLDAESPEAPDDDEAEDELVESAYGPDLPAEIVDVPRLWRALIDVEQELFTEGVAADDSVYNASRKRHLVPFDLERGAFDFARHDRVIVERPRKGVGGWSEVGLLDVEASLPHAIVIENSGRGGYPGPRGPLVRDGDRLRFKSLMETFSRSRRDTATTRILSRQSAIPDLVDYFSPATGKDPHRDLSEKASAAAEETIKQEYGLNSDQSRALIALLSTRPLALLQGPPGTGKTKFIASLVHHVLASGTSAECTAGEPVA